A stretch of DNA from Brevibacillus ruminantium:
CAGCGCCGTGCATTGCTGCAGGAGGCGAATACGATCGCTGTCGTAGGTCTTTCCAACAAGCCGGACCGCACCAGCTACATGGTGGCCGCAGCCATGCAAAACGCGGGCTACAAGATCATTCCGGTCAATCCGGTGATCGCCGGAGAAACGGTGCTCGGGGAAAAAGCAGTGGCTGCACTCACGGAGATCGAAGAGCCGGTTGATATCGTAAACGTGTTCCGCCGCAGCGAGGACATCCCGCCGGTAGCGGAAGAGACGCTGAAGATGAAGCATAAGCCAAAAGCTTTTTGGCTCCAGCAGGGAATCGCCA
This window harbors:
- a CDS encoding CoA-binding protein; the encoded protein is MFHNPSDEQRRALLQEANTIAVVGLSNKPDRTSYMVAAAMQNAGYKIIPVNPVIAGETVLGEKAVAALTEIEEPVDIVNVFRRSEDIPPVAEETLKMKHKPKAFWLQQGIANEEAAEQVSRQGIEVIMDLCIKVDHALLRIGKKS